A region from the Candidatus Krumholzibacteriia bacterium genome encodes:
- the rpoC gene encoding DNA-directed RNA polymerase subunit beta', translating into MFATNERERKRPTDFKAIRIQLASPETVRSWSYGEVTKPETINYRSFKPEKDGLFCERIFGPVKDWECACGKYKRIRYKGVICDRCGVEVTQSKVRRERQGHVELAVPVSHIWFFKGLPSRIGHLLGMSLSELERILYYESFVVTDAGSSKMGYKDLIPEEQYLDVLESEKGSFTAKMGADAIRDLLGQIDIEKLSVELRAQAKIESSTQKKKDILKRLKVVEAFRQSNNKPEWMILEVIPVLPPDLRPLVPLEGGRFATSDLNDLYRRVINRNNRLKKLMEIKAPEVILRNEKRMLQEAVDALFDNGRRSRAVRGQGDRPLKSLSDMLKGKQGRFRQNLLGKRVDYSGRSVIVVGPELKLHECGLPKNMALELFKPFIIRKLEDRGYVQTVKSAKKLVEQEKPEVWDILDEIIQDHPVLLNRAPTLHRLGVQAFQPVLVEGKAIRIHPLVCQAFNADFDGDQIAVHVPLSYEAQIEARVLMISCNNILHPANGTPVVTPTQDMVLGCYYLTNPKTGDKGEGLAFYGPDEVITAYSAGQVGLHARVKVRYPDPSSPTGNKRIETTVGRVLFNGIMPEGLGYSNETMDKKTLNNLVGECYRLIGGEQTVLLLDRLKDIGFEYATRAGITIGIDDLHVPGEKPQIIGRASEEVRKIMQDYADGVITGGERYNRIIDTWTNATNGISEILFQQLGGDRQGFNPIFMMASSGSRGSKEQIRQLAGMRGLMAKPQKKITGGVGEIIEMPITANFREGLSVLQYFISTHGARKGLADTALKTADAGYLTRRLVDVAQDVIVTEIDCGTIRGLRMLALKEGEEVIESLRDRIIGRTALHDLLDPLTGKVLVESGQMIDEDKSGEIEDLGIDEAMIRSVLTCESRRGVCAYCYGRNLATGRPVDIGEAVGVMAAQSIGEPGTQLTLRTFHIGGTAARIAEQTQKTASASGRVEIANLRTVTGRAGEQIVIGRKGEVTIVDEQGRVRTRVGLPYGSKLLVENGAAVKQGAVLFEWDPYSDQVLTDRGGRVQLIDVIDGRTVKEEVDDKTGKREMMVIDDREKTAHPHARIVDMSTPTPTEIRDFFLPTGGFLQVHDGQDVLPGDVLTKIPRDISKMRDITGGLPRVGELFEVRKPKEAAVISEIDGTLSFEGITRGMRKIVVTGQNDRREYMVPQGKHLRVQEGDHVTAGDRLTEGPLNPFDILNIKGVEAAQEYLVNEIQEVYRLQGVRINDKHIEVIVRQMLQKVLVEDPGETKFLEGEQVDKAELKNENERVLAEGGSPASFKPLLLGITKASLSTESFISAASFQETTRVLTEAAIQGKRDELLGLKENVIMGHLIPAGTGVGRYRWIRVEDDVLEEDEMEPIVAFAEHEPVAPAVADAVLLERAAPVEQEQQQ; encoded by the coding sequence GTGTTTGCGACGAATGAACGGGAACGGAAGCGCCCCACCGACTTCAAGGCCATCCGGATCCAGCTGGCCTCGCCGGAAACGGTGCGCAGCTGGAGCTATGGCGAGGTCACCAAGCCGGAGACCATCAACTACCGCTCCTTCAAGCCGGAGAAGGACGGCCTGTTCTGCGAGCGCATCTTCGGTCCGGTGAAGGACTGGGAGTGCGCCTGCGGCAAGTACAAGCGCATCCGCTACAAGGGCGTCATCTGCGACCGCTGCGGCGTGGAAGTCACCCAGTCCAAGGTGCGCCGGGAGCGCCAGGGCCACGTGGAGCTGGCGGTGCCGGTGTCGCACATCTGGTTCTTCAAGGGCCTGCCCAGCCGCATCGGGCACCTGCTGGGCATGTCGCTCTCCGAGCTGGAGCGCATCCTCTACTACGAATCCTTCGTGGTCACCGACGCCGGGTCTTCGAAGATGGGGTACAAGGACCTCATCCCCGAGGAACAGTACCTGGACGTGCTGGAGAGCGAGAAGGGCTCGTTCACCGCCAAGATGGGCGCCGACGCCATCCGCGACCTGCTGGGGCAGATCGACATCGAGAAGCTGTCGGTGGAGCTGCGCGCCCAGGCCAAGATCGAGTCCTCGACGCAGAAGAAGAAGGACATCCTCAAGCGCTTGAAGGTGGTCGAGGCCTTCCGCCAGTCCAACAACAAGCCGGAGTGGATGATCCTCGAGGTCATCCCGGTGCTGCCGCCGGACCTGCGGCCTCTGGTGCCGCTGGAGGGCGGGCGTTTCGCTACCTCGGACCTCAACGATCTCTATCGCCGCGTCATCAACCGCAACAACCGGTTGAAGAAGCTCATGGAGATCAAGGCCCCCGAGGTCATCCTGCGCAACGAGAAGCGCATGCTGCAGGAGGCCGTGGATGCCCTCTTCGACAACGGCCGGCGCAGCCGGGCCGTGCGCGGCCAGGGCGACCGGCCGCTCAAGTCGCTGTCCGACATGCTCAAGGGTAAGCAGGGCCGCTTCCGCCAGAACCTGCTGGGCAAGCGCGTCGACTACTCCGGCCGCTCGGTGATCGTGGTCGGCCCGGAGCTGAAGCTGCACGAGTGCGGCCTGCCCAAGAACATGGCGTTGGAGCTGTTCAAGCCCTTCATCATCCGCAAGCTCGAGGACCGTGGCTACGTGCAGACGGTGAAGAGCGCCAAGAAGCTGGTGGAACAGGAGAAGCCCGAGGTGTGGGACATCCTGGACGAGATCATCCAGGACCACCCGGTGCTGCTCAACCGCGCCCCGACGCTGCACCGCCTGGGGGTGCAGGCCTTCCAGCCGGTGCTGGTGGAGGGCAAGGCCATCCGCATTCACCCGCTGGTCTGCCAGGCCTTCAACGCCGACTTCGACGGCGACCAGATAGCGGTGCACGTGCCGCTCTCCTACGAGGCGCAGATCGAGGCGCGGGTGCTGATGATCTCGTGCAACAACATCCTGCACCCGGCGAACGGCACCCCGGTGGTGACGCCGACCCAGGACATGGTGCTCGGCTGCTACTACCTGACCAACCCCAAGACCGGGGACAAGGGCGAGGGGCTGGCCTTCTACGGCCCCGACGAGGTGATCACCGCCTATTCTGCCGGGCAGGTGGGCCTGCATGCCCGCGTCAAGGTGCGCTATCCGGATCCGTCGTCGCCGACGGGCAACAAGCGCATCGAGACCACGGTCGGGCGGGTGCTGTTCAACGGCATCATGCCCGAGGGTCTCGGCTACAGCAACGAGACGATGGACAAGAAGACGCTGAACAACCTGGTGGGCGAGTGCTACCGGCTGATCGGGGGCGAGCAGACGGTGCTCCTCCTCGATCGCCTGAAGGACATCGGCTTCGAGTACGCCACCCGGGCGGGCATCACCATTGGCATCGACGACCTACACGTGCCGGGGGAGAAGCCGCAGATCATCGGCCGTGCCTCGGAAGAGGTGCGCAAGATCATGCAGGACTACGCCGACGGCGTCATCACCGGCGGCGAGCGCTACAACCGCATCATCGACACTTGGACGAACGCCACCAACGGCATCTCGGAGATCCTCTTCCAGCAGCTGGGCGGCGACCGCCAGGGCTTCAACCCCATCTTCATGATGGCCAGCTCCGGGTCGCGCGGTTCGAAGGAGCAGATTCGCCAGCTGGCCGGCATGCGCGGTCTGATGGCGAAGCCGCAGAAGAAGATCACCGGCGGCGTGGGCGAGATCATCGAGATGCCCATCACCGCCAACTTCCGCGAGGGGCTGTCGGTGCTGCAGTACTTCATCTCCACCCACGGGGCGCGCAAGGGCCTGGCCGACACCGCCTTGAAGACGGCGGACGCGGGCTACCTGACCCGCCGCCTGGTGGACGTGGCGCAGGACGTCATCGTCACCGAGATCGACTGCGGCACCATCCGGGGTTTGCGGATGCTGGCGCTCAAGGAAGGCGAAGAGGTCATCGAGTCGCTGCGGGACCGCATCATCGGCCGCACCGCGCTGCACGACCTGCTGGACCCGCTGACCGGCAAGGTGCTGGTGGAAAGCGGGCAGATGATCGACGAGGACAAGTCCGGCGAGATCGAGGACCTGGGGATCGACGAAGCCATGATCCGCTCGGTGCTCACCTGCGAGAGCCGGCGCGGCGTCTGCGCCTACTGCTACGGCCGCAACCTGGCCACCGGGCGCCCGGTGGACATCGGCGAGGCCGTAGGCGTCATGGCGGCGCAGTCCATCGGCGAGCCGGGCACGCAGCTGACGCTGCGGACCTTCCACATCGGCGGCACCGCGGCGCGCATCGCCGAGCAGACCCAGAAGACGGCGAGCGCCAGCGGGCGGGTGGAGATCGCCAACCTGCGCACGGTGACCGGCCGGGCCGGGGAGCAGATCGTCATCGGCCGCAAGGGCGAGGTCACCATCGTCGACGAACAGGGCCGGGTGCGCACCCGCGTCGGGCTGCCCTACGGCTCCAAGCTCCTGGTGGAGAACGGCGCGGCGGTGAAGCAGGGCGCCGTCCTCTTCGAGTGGGATCCCTACAGCGACCAGGTCTTGACCGACCGCGGCGGCCGCGTGCAGCTCATCGACGTGATCGATGGCCGCACCGTCAAGGAAGAGGTGGACGACAAGACCGGCAAGCGGGAGATGATGGTCATCGACGATCGCGAGAAGACCGCGCACCCGCACGCCCGGATCGTGGACATGAGCACCCCGACCCCGACCGAAATCCGCGACTTCTTCCTGCCCACCGGCGGCTTCTTGCAGGTGCACGACGGCCAGGACGTGCTCCCCGGCGACGTGCTCACCAAGATCCCGCGGGACATCTCGAAGATGCGCGACATCACCGGCGGTCTGCCCCGGGTGGGCGAGCTCTTCGAGGTTCGCAAGCCCAAGGAAGCCGCGGTCATCTCGGAGATCGACGGCACCCTTTCGTTCGAGGGCATCACCCGTGGCATGCGCAAGATCGTGGTCACCGGCCAGAACGACCGCCGGGAGTACATGGTGCCCCAGGGCAAGCACCTGCGCGTCCAGGAGGGCGACCACGTCACCGCCGGCGACCGCCTCACCGAGGGACCGCTCAACCCCTTCGACATCCTCAACATCAAGGGGGTGGAGGCGGCGCAAGAGTACCTGGTGAACGAGATCCAGGAGGTCTACCGCCTGCAGGGCGTGCGCATCAACGACAAGCACATCGAGGTCATCGTGCGCCAGATGCTGCAGAAGGTGCTGGTGGAGGATCCGGGAGAGACCAAGTTCCTGGAAGGCGAGCAGGTGGACAAGGCGGAGCTCAAGAACGAGAACGAGCGCGTCCTTGCCGAG